A single region of the Methanomicrobiales archaeon genome encodes:
- a CDS encoding redox-regulated ATPase YchF, giving the protein MITLALAGKPNSGKSTFFKAATLAEVEIADYPFTTIDANHGVAYVRTACPCRELNLACGNCRDGVRFIPVGLVDVAGLVPEAHKGRGLGNQFLDHLREAEAILHIVDASGSTDAEGNPLSPGSHDPRKDIAFLEFEMTMWMYGILDKHWAKLQRMAQAKTFSLSRAIAEVFAGLGITLDHVHAAEEGQSGDLSRASTEERIAFCRRLLAASKPMLVVANKVDQAPEEFIAALTAEGAIAASAASELALRKAAGANLIHYIPGDASFRPLQEAALTPAQRGGLAKIAEVMRRWQGTGVQRALDTAVFELLARIVVYPVEDEHRFSDSQGRVLPDAFLMRRGSTPRDLAFQVHSDIGEGFLYAIDARSRMRIKENHILKHGDIIKIVSTR; this is encoded by the coding sequence ATGATCACTCTGGCGCTGGCAGGCAAACCCAACAGCGGCAAATCGACCTTCTTCAAGGCCGCGACCCTCGCAGAGGTGGAGATTGCCGACTACCCGTTCACCACCATCGATGCCAACCACGGTGTCGCATACGTGCGGACAGCCTGCCCCTGCAGGGAGCTGAACCTCGCCTGCGGAAACTGCCGTGACGGGGTGCGGTTCATTCCCGTCGGGCTGGTGGACGTGGCCGGGCTGGTGCCGGAAGCGCACAAGGGGCGCGGGCTCGGGAACCAGTTCCTGGATCACCTGCGGGAGGCGGAGGCGATCCTCCACATCGTGGACGCGAGCGGCAGCACGGATGCCGAGGGGAATCCCCTCTCCCCCGGCTCCCATGATCCAAGGAAGGACATCGCCTTTCTGGAGTTCGAGATGACCATGTGGATGTACGGCATCCTGGACAAACACTGGGCGAAACTCCAGAGAATGGCGCAGGCAAAGACATTCTCTCTCAGCAGAGCGATCGCGGAGGTCTTCGCCGGTCTCGGGATCACGCTCGATCACGTGCATGCGGCGGAGGAGGGGCAAAGCGGCGATCTCTCCCGCGCCAGCACCGAGGAGAGGATCGCGTTCTGCCGCCGGCTCCTGGCCGCGAGCAAACCCATGCTCGTTGTGGCAAACAAGGTGGATCAGGCTCCCGAGGAGTTCATCGCGGCGCTCACCGCGGAAGGCGCGATCGCTGCCAGCGCAGCGAGCGAACTCGCCCTCCGCAAGGCGGCGGGCGCAAACCTGATCCACTACATCCCCGGCGACGCGTCGTTCCGGCCACTGCAGGAGGCGGCGCTCACACCCGCCCAGAGGGGCGGGCTCGCGAAGATCGCGGAGGTGATGCGGAGATGGCAGGGCACCGGGGTCCAGCGCGCCCTTGATACTGCGGTCTTCGAGCTGCTGGCCAGGATCGTGGTGTACCCCGTGGAGGACGAGCACCGCTTCTCGGACAGTCAGGGCCGCGTCCTGCCGGACGCGTTCCTCATGAGGCGCGGCTCCACGCCCCGCGACCTGGCGTTCCAGGTACACAGCGATATCGGCGAAGGTTTCCTGTACGCGATCGACGCCAGGAGCCGGATGCGCATCAAGGAGAACCATATCCTGAAGCACGGGGACATCATCAAGATCGTGAGCACGCGCTGA